Within Streptomyces antibioticus, the genomic segment CTGGTACGAGGTGACGATGAAGTCCTTGCGCAGCACGGGGATGTCCACCCGCGCGCGGACCGCCTCCAGGTCGGCGAGGGAGCCGCCGAAGCGGCGCTGTTCGGTGAGGACGGAGATGACGGCGGCGCCGCCCGCCTCGTAGTCGGCGGCCAGTCCGGCCGGGTCGGCGATGGCGGCCAGCGCGCCCTTGGAGGGGCTGGACCGCTTGACCTCGCAGATCACCTTGACGCCGTCGCCGCGCAGGGCGGCCGCGCCGTCCTTGGCGGCGGGGGCCTTCGCCGCGCGCTCCTTCAGCTCGTCGAGGCTGACGCGCGCCTGCCGCTCCGCGAGGTCGGCACGGACTCCGTCGATGATCTCGTCGAGCACACTCACGCGAGCGGCCCCCTTCCGAGGGTTGACGGTCGGCTGAGCGATCCAGCGACCAGGGAACGAATGGAACAGATGGTCACTGCGATGGTATCCGCCAGAAGGCGAAGCCCTCACATCCGGTTGACGCCGGTCCCACCACCTGGACGTTCTCCGGCCCGGTCAGGGATGGAGCCAGCCGCCGAACGGCAGGTTGCGGACCACCGTGAAGACCAGCAGCAACGCGCCGAGCGTCCACAGCCGGACGGGTGTCAGGTCGAGCCGGACCGGGCGTCCGCGGGCCGCGCGGACCACCCAGACGGTCCACAGCACGGCGAACCCCAGATAGCCGACGACGGCCATCGCGTTGGCGTGCAGGGCGGCGCCGAGGTCACCGTGCGCGACGGCGTACGCGCTGCGCAGTCCGCCGCAGCCGGGGCAGTACAGGCCGGTGAGCCGCAGCAGCGGGCAGACCGGGTAGTGGCCGGGTTCGTTGGGGTCGACGGCGCCGACGTAGGCGAAGGCCCCGGCGACGGCCGCGAGGATCCCGGCGGGTACGGCGAGCCGTCCCGCGACCGTTGACGTCACCCGCTGGCTGTCGGCGTTCACGCCTCGCATTGTGCCTCGCGGTGCGGCCACGCGCGCGTGAGGGGCGGCCGGTGTGACACCGGCCGCCCCTCACGAGGTCCTGCGAAGCTGTCGTCGGGAGTCCGCTCAGCTCTCGGCGCCGGCCGGCTCACGGGTCGCGGTGACGACCTTCGCCGCGGGGCGGTGGGTCTCGCGCGGCTGGCCCAGGCCCGCCATGCGCATGGCGCCGCCGACCACACCGCCGAGGGCCACGATGACCATGCCGGCCCAGAAGCCCACCGGCTGGGCCATCACCATGAACGCGCCCGAGACGCAGAAACCGATGAAGGCGATGATGACACCGGTCCAGGCGGCCGGGGTGTGTCCGTGGCTGCTGCCCGCCATTGCTTGCTCCTCATTGCTGTCGGGGTTGTAGGGGCCGGCCCGGTGGGCGCGTCCCGTACGTGTCCTGGCCGGACGTTCGTCGTCCATTGTCCCGTACGCGCGGGCGTACCGGACGCGGGGGTGGCCCGCGGTCGCGTCTGATTCACCACATCGAGAGGCGGGCGCGCACCGCGCGCGACCCGGTGCTCACGCCGGGTCGGGGCGGGTGGGGTCCTCGCCGCGGTCCAGGGCCTTCCACATCTCCTCGGGCCGCTCCGGGTCGGCGGGCCGGGCGGCGCGGCGCGGGCGGGGGGTGCCGTCGCGCTCGTAGCGGCCGGACATGCCGGGCCAGCGGTTGCCGTAGCGCAGGGCGAGCAGGCCGGCCAGCAGGATCAGGGCGCCGCCGGCGACCGCGGCGAAGGGCCAGGCGGTGTAGCCGAAGGAGGCGACGGTGGCCGAGGTGTCGCCGGACACCTTGGCGGCCTGCTCGTCGAGCGCGGAGTTGTCGCCGGCGCCGAGCAGGGCGGCGGTGACGATGCCGGCGCCGGAGAGCGTCAGCAGGACGGAGACGGCGAGGCGGCCGGTGCGGCGCACGGCGAAGACGGCGACGAGCGCGGCGAGGCCCACTATCGCGAGCGCGGCGGGGACGCCGGTGACGTCACTGCCGTCGGCGGTCAGCCGGAAGGCGCCGCCGGGCACCGAGGCCCAGCCCTTCGACCAGGGCTGCCGGGTGGACAGCAGGGCCATGGCCGCGCCCAGCGCACCGCTCAGCAGCGCGAGGGCGAGGCTGCGGCGGCCGGACCGCGTGGGGGCGGCTTCGGATCGGGGGGGAGGTACGGCAGCAGTCACGTAGACCACTATCGCCTGAACCCCGGGCGAACCGTCACCCGGGGCCGACGTGAGACGCGCCCTATTTTCCGCCGCCCGGGGTGGCGGCCGCGGTGCCGGGCGCGGTGGTGCTCCGGGTGCCGAGCCGGTTCGCCGTGTGGACGGCGCGCAGCACGGCGGCGGCCTTGTTGCGGCACTCCTGGTCCTCGGCGGCCGGGTCGGAGTCGGCGACGACGCCCGCGCCGGCCTGGACGTAGGCGGTGCCGTCGCGCAGCAGGGCCGTCCGGATGGCGATGGCGGTGTCGGAGTCGCCGGCGAAGTCGAGATAGCCGACGCAGCCGCCGTACAGGCCGCGGCGGGCGGGTTCGAGTGCGTCGATGATCTGCATGGCGCGGGGCTTGGGAGCGCCGGAGAGGGTGCCGGCCGGGAAGCAGGCGGTGAGGACGTCGAAGGCGGTGCGGCCGGGGGCGACCTTGCCGGTGACGGTGGAGACGATGTGCATGACGTGCGAGTACCGCTCGACGGACATGAAGTCGACGACCTCGACGGAGCCCGGTTCGCAGACCCGCCCGAGGTCGTTGCGGCCGAGGTCGACGAGCATCAGGTGCTCGGCGCGCTCCTTGGGGTCGGCGAGCAGTTCGTCGGCGAGGGCCTGGTCCTCCTGCGGGGTGGTGCCGCGGTGCCGGGTGCCGGCGATGGGGTGGACCATGGCCCGGCCGTCCTCGACCTTGACCAGGGCCTCCGGGGAGGAGCCCACGACGTCGAAGCCGTCGAAGCGGAACAGATACATGTACGGCGAGGGGTTGGTGGCCCGCAGCACCCGGTAGACGTCCAGCGCGCTCGCCGTGCAGGGCGTCTCGAAGCGCTGCGAGGGGACCACCTGGAACGCCTCGCCCGCGCGGATGCGCTCCTTGATGTCCTCGACGGCCCGCTGGAAGTCCGGGCCGCCCCAGCGGGCGGTGTACTCGGGCAGTTCGGAGGGCGGCAGGACGGCGGGCGGCTGGGCCACCGGGCGGGAGAGGTCGGCCTCCATGGCGTCCAGCCGGGCCACGGCGTCCGCGTACGCCTCGTCGACGCCGGTGTCGAGGTCGTTGTGGTTGATCGCGTTGGCGATCAGCAGGACGGAGCCCTCCCAGTGGTCCATGACGGCGAGGTCGCTGGTCAGGAGCATGGTCAGCTCGGGCAGCCGCAGGTCGTCGTGGTCGCCGGGGCCGATCTTCTCCAGGCGGCGGACGATGTCGTAGCCGAGGTAGCCGACCATGCCGCCGGTGAAGGGCGGCAGGTCCTCCTGGTGGGGGGTGTGCAGGGCCTCGATGGTGGCGCGCAGGGCGGCCAGCGGGTCGCCGTCGACGGGGACGCCGACGGGCGGGGTGCCCAGCCAGTGCGCCCGGCCGTCGCGGGCGGTGAGGGTGGCGGCGGAACGGACGCCGACGAAGGAGTACCGGGACCACGAACGGCCGTTCTCCGCGGACTCCAGGAGGAAGGTGCCGGGCCGCTCGGCGGCGAGCTTGCGGTAGAGCGCGACCGGGGTGTCGCCGTCGGCGAGCAGCTTGCGGGTGACCGGGATGACACGGCGGTCGCCGGCCAGCTTGCGGAACGTCTCGAGGTCCATGGCGGCGACCTTACTGATCCGTGGCGGACACGCCGGAATCGGCGTTCTCGATCAGGACATCGGCGTCGAAGCAGGTGCGGGCGCCGGTGTGGCAGGCGGCGCCGACCTGGTCGACCTTGACCAGCACGGTGTCGGCGTCGCAGTCGAGGGCGACGGACCTGACCCACTGGAAGTGGCCGGAGGTGTCGCCCTTGACCCAGTACTCCTGACGGCTGCGCGACCAGTAGGTGCAGCGGCCGGTGGTCAGGGTGCGGTGCAGCGCCTCGTCGTCCATCCAGCCCAGCATGAGCACCTCTCCGGTGTCGTACTGCTGGGCGATGGCGGGGACGAGCCCGTCGGCGCTGCGCTTGAGGCGCGCGGCGATGGCGGGGTCCAGGCTGCTGGGAGGGGGCGTGCTGGTCATGGGGCCATTGTGCCGCGCGCCACGGACGGTGACGGCCGGTGTCCGGAGGCTGGAAAGGGCGGCCGGCCGGGCGACGGGTGGGCGGAGTCGTTACGCGGTCGTAGGCTGACTCCATGTCGACTTTCGCCAAGCGTGAACGGCTTCTGCTCGCCGACCTCTTGGAGACCGCCGGTCCCGAGGCGCCGACCCTGTGCGAGGGCTGGCTGACCCGGGATCTGGCCGCGCACGTGGTGGTGCGCGAGCGCCGTCCGGACGCGGCCGGGGGCATCCTGATCAAGCAGCTCGCGACCCGGCTCGACCGGGTGATGGAGGAGTTCGCCGCCAAGCCGTACGAGGAGCTGATCCAGCTCATCAGGACCGGTCCGCCGCGGTTCTCGCCGTTCGCGCTCAAGCAGGTCGAGGAGATGTCGAACACCATCGAGTTCTATGTGCACACCGAGGACGTCCGGCGCGCCCAGCGCGACTGGTCGCCGCGCGAGCTGGACCCGGTCTTCCAGGACGCCCTGTGGAGCCGGCTGGAGCGCAGCGCGCGGCTGATGGGCCGCTCCGCCCCGACCGGTCTGGTGCTGCGCCGCGCGGACGGCCGCACGGTGGTCGCCAACCGGGGCACCCCGGTGGTGACGGTGACCGGCGAGGCATCGGAGCTGCTGCTGTTCCTCTACGGCCGGCAGAGCGCCGCCCAGGTGGAACTGGACGGCGACAAGGAGGCCGTGGAGAAGCTTCACGACGGCCGGCAGCTCGGGATCTGAGCGCCCGGCCGGGTCCGGCTCAGCGCACCGGGTGTCCGGCCTCTCCCAGGGCCTGCTTGACCTGGCCGATGCGCAGGTCGCCGAAGTGGAAGACGGAGGCGGCCAGGACCGCGTCGGCGCCGGCGCCGACGGCCGGGGCGAAGTCGGCGAGCTTGCCGGCGCCGCCGGAGGCGATCACCGGGATCGTGACGTGCTTGCGCACGGCGGCGATCATCTCCAGGTCGTAGCCGTCCTTGGTGCCGTCGGCGTCCATCGAGTTCAGCAGTATCTCGCCGGCGCCCAGCTCGGCCGCCCGGTGCGCCCATTCGACCGCGTCGATCCCGGTGCCCTTGCGGCCGCCGTGGGTGGTGACCTCGAAGCCGCCGGACGGGGTGCGCCGGGCGTCCACCGACAGCACCAGGACCTGGCTGCCGAAGCGTTCGGCGATCTCCTGGATCAGCTCGGGCCGGGCGATCGCGGCGGTGTTGACGCCCACCTTGTCGGCGCCCGCCCGCAGCAGCCTGTCCACGTCCGCCGGGGTGCGCACGCCGCCGCCGACGGTCAGCGGGATGAACACCTGCTCGGCGGTGCGGCGCACCACGTCGTAGGTGGTCTCGCGGTTGCCGGAGGAGGCGGTGATGTCCAGGAAGGTCAGCTCGTCGGCGCCTTCGGCGTCGTAGACCTTGGCCATCTCGACGGGGTCGCCGGCGTCGCGCAGGTTCTGGAAGTTCACGCCCTTGACGACGCGGCCGGCGTCCACGTCCAGGCAGGGGATGACTCGTACGGCCAGGGTCATGACGAGGACCCTCCTCGGTAGGCCTCGACCTCGACCTCGACGACCAGGCTGGGGTCCACGAGACCGGAGATGATGATCATGGTGGCGGCGGGCCGGACGGTGTCGAACAGCTCCTTGTGGGCCCGTCCGACCTCGTCCACGTCCCGCGCGTGGGTGACGTACATGCGGGTGCGGACGACGTCGTCGCGGCCGAGACCGAGCTGGTCCAGCGCCGAGAACGCGACGTTGAAGGCGTTGACCGTCTGCTCGTAGGGGCCGCCCCCGGCGATCTCGCCGGCCACGACGGAGGTGCAGCCGGCGACCAGCACCAGGCCGTTCGGCAGCTCCACCGCGCGGGAGTAGCCGAACTGCTCCTCCCAGGGCGCGCCCGTCGTCACCCGGCGTACGTCGCTCACAGGGCCACCGCCGACAGCGCCTCTTCCAGGGTGAACGCCTTGGCGTACAGCGCCTTGCCGACGATGGCGCCCTCGACCCCGAGCGGGACCAGACCGGCGAGGGCGCGCAGGTCGTCGAGGGACGACACGCCGCCGGAGGCCACGACCGGGCGGTCGGTGGCGGCGCACACGTTCTTCAGCAGCTCCAGGTTGGGGCCCTGGAGGGTGCCGTCCTTGGCGATGTCGGTGACGACGTAGCGCGCGCAGCCCTCCTGGTCCAGGCGGGCCAGCGTCTCGTAGAGGTCGCCGCCGTCCCGGGTCCAGCCGCGGCCGCGCAGGGTGGTGCCCCGGACGTCCAGGCCGACGGCGATCTTGTCGCCGTGCTCGGCGATGACCTTGGCGACCCACTCGGGGGTCTCCAGGGCGGCCGTGCCGAGGTTCACGCGGGTGCAGCCGGTGGCGAGGGCGGCGGCCAGGGTGGCGTCGTCGCGGATGCCGCCGGACAGTTCCACCTTGATGTCCATGGCCCGGGTGACCTCGGCGACCAGCGACCGGTTGTCGCCGGTGCCGAACGCGGCGTCCAGGTCGACCAGGTGCAGCCACTCGGCGCCCGCCCGCTGCCAGGCCAGCGCCGCCTCCAGCGGGGAGCCGTACGAGGTCTCCGTGCCGGACTCGCCGTGCACGAGACGAACGGCCTGGCCGTCCCGGACGTCGACGGCGGGGAGGAGTTCGAGCTTGCTCACAGGGTTCCGATCCAGTTGGTGAGGAGCTGGGCTCCGGCGTCGCCGGACTTCTCGGGGTGGAACTGGGTGGCCCACAGGGCGCCGTTCTCCACGGCGGCCACGAAGGGCTCGCCGTGCGTCGACCAGGTCACCCGGGGGGCGCGCATCGACGGGTTGTGCACTTCCAGGGACCAGTCGTGGACGGCGTAGGAGTGCACGAAGTAGAAGCGCGCGTCCGCGTCCAGTCCGGCGAAGAGTTCGGAGTCGGCCGGGGCGTCCACGGTGTTCCAGCCCATGTGGGGGACGATCTCGGCCTTGAGCGGTCCGACCGTGCCGGGCCATTCGTCGAGGCCCTCGGTCTCCACGCCGTGCTCGATGCCCCGCGCGAACAGGATCTGCATGCCGACGCAGATCCCCATCACCGGGCGGCCCCCGGACAGCCGGCGGTCGATGATCCAGTCGCCGCGCGCCTCGCGCAGCCCGCGCATACAGGCGGCGAAGGCGCCGACGCCGGGGACCAGCAGCCCGTCGGCGTTCATGGCCGCGTCGAAGTCACGGGTGATCTCGACGTCGGCGCCGGTGCGGGCCAGGGCGCGTTCGGCGGAGCGGACGTTGCCGAAGCCGTAGTCGAAGACGACGACCTTCTTCGGTGTGCCGGTGGCCGCGCTCAACTCCACACCCCCAGCCGCATCACACCGGCGACGAGACACATCCCGGAGCCGATCGACAGCAGCACGACCAGGCTCCTGGGCATGTCCTGCTTGACGAAGGAGTAGATGCCGCCGGCCAGGAAGAGCCCGACGACGATCAGCAGGGTGGACAGCCCGTTCACAGCGCGCCCTTCGTGGAGGGGAGGATGCCGGCCGCGCGCGGGTCGCGCTCGCTGGCGTAGCGCAGGGCCCGGGCCAGCGCCTTGAACTGGCACTCCACGATGTGGTGCGCGTTGCGCCCGTAGGGCACGTGCACGTGCAGCGCGATCTGGGCCTGGGCCACGAAGGACTCCAGGATGTGCCGGGTCATCGTGGTGTCGTACTCGCCGATCATCGGCGCCATCTTCTCGGGCTCGGTGTGCACGAGGTAGGGGCGGCCGGAGAGGTCGACGGTGACCTGGGCGAGGGACTCGTCCAGCGGGACCGTGCAGTTGCCGAAGCGGTAGATGCCGACCTTGTCGCCGAGCGCCTGCTTGAAGGCGGCGCCGAGGGCGAGGGCGGTGTCCTCGATGGTGTGGTGCGAGTCGATGTGCAGATCGCCGTCGGTCTTCACGCTCAGGTCGAACAGGCCGTGCCGGCCGAGCTGGTCGAGCATGTGGTCGTAGAAGCCGACGCCGGTGGCGATGTCGGTCTTGCCGGTGCCGTCGAGGTCGATCTCGACGAGGACCGAGGTCTCCTTCGTGGTGCGCTGCACGCGTCCTGTGCGGCTCATGCGTCAAGCTCCTTCTTCAAGTCCCTCACCGCGTCGAGGAACGCGTCGTTCTCTTCGGGGGTTCCGGCGGTGACCCGCAGCCAACCGGGCACGCCGTTGTCCCGGACCAGGACGCCGCGGTCGAGGATCCGCCGCCACACGTCGTGGGCGTCGGCGAAGCGGCCGAACTGGACGAAGTTGGCGTCCGAGGCGGTGACCTCGTAGCCGGCGGCGAGCAGTTCGGCCACCAGCCGGTCGCGCTCCGACTTGAGCTGCTCGACGTACTTCAGCAGGGTGTCGGTGTGCTCCAGGGCGGCCAGCGCGGTCGCCTGGGTGACGGCCGAGAGGTGGTACGGCAGCCGGACGAGCTGGACGGCGTCCACGACGGCCGGGTGCGCGGCGAGGTAGCCGAGGCGCAGGCCGGCCGCGCCGAACGCCTTCGACATGGTCCGGGAGACGACGAGATGCGGCCGGCCTTCGAGCAGCGGCAGCAGCGAGTCGCCGTGGCTGAACTCGATGTACGCCTCGTCCACGACGACCATCGAGGGCCGCGCGGCCTGCGCGGCCTCGTACAGCGCGAGGACGGTCTCGGCCGGGACGGCGGTGCCGGTGGGGTTGTTGGGGGTGGTGACGAACACGACGTCGGGGCGGTGCTCGGCGATGGCCTGCTCGGCCGCCGCGAGGTCGATGGTGAAGTCCTCGCGGCGCGGCCCGGAGATCCAGCCGGTCCCGGTGCCGCGCGCGATGAGCCCGTGCATCGAGTACGACGGTTCGAAGCCGATCGCCGTGCGGCCGGGGCCGCCGAAGGTCTGGAGGAGCTGCTGGAGGACCTCGTTGGAGCCGTTGGCGGCCCAGACGTTGGCGAGGCCGACCTCGTACCCGGAGGTGTCCGTGAGATACCGGGCGAGCTGCGTGCGCAGGTCGACGGCGTCGCGGTCCGGGTACCGGTTGAGGTTGCGGGCGGCCTCGCGGACGCGCTCCGCGATCCGGTCGACCAGCGCCTCGGGCAGCGGGTAGGGGTTCTCGTTGGTGTTCAGCCGGACGGGGACGTCCAACTGGGGTGCGCCGTAGGGGGACTTGCCGCGCAGCTCGTCCCGTACGGGGAGATCGTCGATGCCGGTCACTTGCCCTCGGGAACCTTCCAACTGAATCGAGCCTTGATCGCCGCGCCGTGCGCGGGCAGGTCCTCCGCCTCCGCCAGGGTCACCACGTGGTGCGCGACCTCGGCGAGCGCGTCCCGCGTGTAGTCCACGATGTGGATGCCGCGCAGGAAGGACTGGACGGACAGGCCGGAGGAGTGGCAGGCGCAGCCGCCGGTGGGCAGCACGTGGTTGGAGCCGGCCGCGTAGTCGCCGAGGGAGACGGGCGCCCAGGGGCCGACGAAGACCGCGCCCGCGTTGCGCACCCGGCCGGCCACCGCGGCGGCGTCGGCCGTCTGGATCTCCAGGTGTTCGGCGCCGTACGCGTCGACCACCCGCAGGCCCTCCTCGACGCCGTCGACGAGGACGATCGCGGACTGCCGGCCGCTCAGCGCCGGGACGATCCGGTCGTCGATGTGCCGGGTGGCCGCGATCTGCGGTTCCAGCTCCTTCTCGACCGCGTCCGCCAGCTCGACGGAGTCGGTGACGAGGACGGCCGCCGCGAGCGGGTCGTGCTCGGCCTGGCTGATCAGGTCGGCCGCCACGTGCACCGGGTCGGCGCCGGCGTCGGCCAGGATCGCGATCTCGGTCGGTCCCGCCTCGGCGTCGATGCCGATCCGGCCGGTGTAGTAGCGCTTGGCGGCGGCGACCCAGATGTTGCCGGGGCCGGTGACCATGTTGGCGGGCGGGCAGGACTCGGTGCCGTGGGCGAACATCGCGACGGCGGTCGCGCCGCCGGCCGCGTACACCTCGTCGACGCCCAGCAGGGCGCAGGCCGCGAGGATGGTGGGGTGCGGCAGGCCACCGAACTCGGCCTGGGCCGGGGAGGCGAGCGCGACGGACGGGACGCCTGCCTCCTGGGCGGGCACCACGTTCATCACGACGGAGGACGGGTAGACCGAGCGGCCGCCGGGCGCGTACAGCCCGACCCGGTCGACGGGTACCCACTTCTCGGTCACGCTGCCGCCCGGCACGACCTGGGTCGTGTGGGTCGTACGGCGCTGGGCGCGGTGCACGAGGCGGGCGCGGCGGATCGACTCCTCCAGGGCCGCGCGCACGGCCGGGTCCAGCTCCTCCAGGGCGCGGGCGAGGGCCTCGGCGGGCACCCGGACCTGCTCCAGCTTCACGCCGTCGAACTTCTCCGCGAAGTCGATCAGCGCCGCGTCACCCCGATGATGCACGGCCTCGCAGATCGGACGCACCTTCTCCAGGGCGGCCGCGACGTCGAAGTCGGCACGGGGCAGCAGGTCGCGCAGGGCGGGTCCCTCGGGGAGGGCGTCGCCGCGCAGATCGATTCGGGAGATCACGCCGTCAATTCTCTCAGACCGGGATCGGGCACCGTCCGCGCGTATCAATGGCTGATACAGAACGTGGCCGGAACCCGGAAGATCGCCTTCACGTCCTGCGTTCGGGAGGTCACTCAGCGGGCACAACGGCTGTGCGCGACCCGAGTGACCGACGGTGACCGAGGGGGTGACGGGGGATGACGGGTGGGACCGACGGGGCCGCCGGGACGGACGGCGTCCGCGCCGGCGATCTGCCGGACGACCTGACCGCGGCCGAGGCCGGGATGTGGCAGGCGTTCCGCAACGGCAGCGTCTACGACCTGAGCGACGGCGACTCGGTCGTCGACGATCCGCACGGCGGGCACCCCTGGGGGCCCGAGCGCACGGTGCGGGCGCGGATCGTGGCCTGGCTGCTGCTGGACGGGCCGCCCGCGCTGGACGGCCGGGTGGCCTCGCTGAAGCTGGTCGGCGTGCGGATCAGCGACAGCCTGGACCTGGCGGGCGGCACCGTGGTGCCGTACGTGGAGATGAAGCGCTGCCGGTTCGACCGGGACGTGCTGCTGCCGGAGGCGCGGTTCACGACCGTGCGGATGGTGGACTGCTCGGTGCCGCGTCTGGAGGCGGCCCGGGTGCACACCGAGGGCGATCTGCATCTGCCGCGCTGCCGCTTCCACAACGGCGTGCGGCTCACCGACGCGCACATCGGCACGGACCTGCTGCTCAACCAGGCGATCGTCTACCGCGACCGGACCGGCCGCTCGATCGCCGCCGACGGGATGACGGTCGGCCAGGACCTCCAGGCCGAGATGCTGGAGTCGCACGGCGAACTGAGCCTGCGCAGCGCCAAGATCGGCGTGTCGCTGAGTCTGCGCGGCGCGCGGCTGGCCAACCCGTACACCCGGCTGGCGCTGAACGCGCCCCAGATGACGGTGGAGCGCTCGCTGTATCTGACCCCGGCCGGGGTCGGCGGGCAGGCGCTGAGCGGGGCGACGCCCGCGCGCGGGACGCGCATCCAGCGGTTCGAGTGCCGGGGCGGGCTGCGCCTG encodes:
- a CDS encoding anthranilate synthase component I; this translates as MDLETFRKLAGDRRVIPVTRKLLADGDTPVALYRKLAAERPGTFLLESAENGRSWSRYSFVGVRSAATLTARDGRAHWLGTPPVGVPVDGDPLAALRATIEALHTPHQEDLPPFTGGMVGYLGYDIVRRLEKIGPGDHDDLRLPELTMLLTSDLAVMDHWEGSVLLIANAINHNDLDTGVDEAYADAVARLDAMEADLSRPVAQPPAVLPPSELPEYTARWGGPDFQRAVEDIKERIRAGEAFQVVPSQRFETPCTASALDVYRVLRATNPSPYMYLFRFDGFDVVGSSPEALVKVEDGRAMVHPIAGTRHRGTTPQEDQALADELLADPKERAEHLMLVDLGRNDLGRVCEPGSVEVVDFMSVERYSHVMHIVSTVTGKVAPGRTAFDVLTACFPAGTLSGAPKPRAMQIIDALEPARRGLYGGCVGYLDFAGDSDTAIAIRTALLRDGTAYVQAGAGVVADSDPAAEDQECRNKAAAVLRAVHTANRLGTRSTTAPGTAAATPGGGK
- a CDS encoding DUF2752 domain-containing protein; the protein is MRGVNADSQRVTSTVAGRLAVPAGILAAVAGAFAYVGAVDPNEPGHYPVCPLLRLTGLYCPGCGGLRSAYAVAHGDLGAALHANAMAVVGYLGFAVLWTVWVVRAARGRPVRLDLTPVRLWTLGALLLVFTVVRNLPFGGWLHP
- the hisD gene encoding histidinol dehydrogenase, giving the protein MISRIDLRGDALPEGPALRDLLPRADFDVAAALEKVRPICEAVHHRGDAALIDFAEKFDGVKLEQVRVPAEALARALEELDPAVRAALEESIRRARLVHRAQRRTTHTTQVVPGGSVTEKWVPVDRVGLYAPGGRSVYPSSVVMNVVPAQEAGVPSVALASPAQAEFGGLPHPTILAACALLGVDEVYAAGGATAVAMFAHGTESCPPANMVTGPGNIWVAAAKRYYTGRIGIDAEAGPTEIAILADAGADPVHVAADLISQAEHDPLAAAVLVTDSVELADAVEKELEPQIAATRHIDDRIVPALSGRQSAIVLVDGVEEGLRVVDAYGAEHLEIQTADAAAVAGRVRNAGAVFVGPWAPVSLGDYAAGSNHVLPTGGCACHSSGLSVQSFLRGIHIVDYTRDALAEVAHHVVTLAEAEDLPAHGAAIKARFSWKVPEGK
- the hisB gene encoding imidazoleglycerol-phosphate dehydratase HisB, producing MSRTGRVQRTTKETSVLVEIDLDGTGKTDIATGVGFYDHMLDQLGRHGLFDLSVKTDGDLHIDSHHTIEDTALALGAAFKQALGDKVGIYRFGNCTVPLDESLAQVTVDLSGRPYLVHTEPEKMAPMIGEYDTTMTRHILESFVAQAQIALHVHVPYGRNAHHIVECQFKALARALRYASERDPRAAGILPSTKGAL
- a CDS encoding HGxxPAAW family protein is translated as MAGSSHGHTPAAWTGVIIAFIGFCVSGAFMVMAQPVGFWAGMVIVALGGVVGGAMRMAGLGQPRETHRPAAKVVTATREPAGAES
- a CDS encoding TIGR02234 family membrane protein; protein product: MVYVTAAVPPPRSEAAPTRSGRRSLALALLSGALGAAMALLSTRQPWSKGWASVPGGAFRLTADGSDVTGVPAALAIVGLAALVAVFAVRRTGRLAVSVLLTLSGAGIVTAALLGAGDNSALDEQAAKVSGDTSATVASFGYTAWPFAAVAGGALILLAGLLALRYGNRWPGMSGRYERDGTPRPRRAARPADPERPEEMWKALDRGEDPTRPDPA
- a CDS encoding histidinol-phosphate transaminase, producing the protein MTGIDDLPVRDELRGKSPYGAPQLDVPVRLNTNENPYPLPEALVDRIAERVREAARNLNRYPDRDAVDLRTQLARYLTDTSGYEVGLANVWAANGSNEVLQQLLQTFGGPGRTAIGFEPSYSMHGLIARGTGTGWISGPRREDFTIDLAAAEQAIAEHRPDVVFVTTPNNPTGTAVPAETVLALYEAAQAARPSMVVVDEAYIEFSHGDSLLPLLEGRPHLVVSRTMSKAFGAAGLRLGYLAAHPAVVDAVQLVRLPYHLSAVTQATALAALEHTDTLLKYVEQLKSERDRLVAELLAAGYEVTASDANFVQFGRFADAHDVWRRILDRGVLVRDNGVPGWLRVTAGTPEENDAFLDAVRDLKKELDA
- the hisH gene encoding imidazole glycerol phosphate synthase subunit HisH, which produces MSAATGTPKKVVVFDYGFGNVRSAERALARTGADVEITRDFDAAMNADGLLVPGVGAFAACMRGLREARGDWIIDRRLSGGRPVMGICVGMQILFARGIEHGVETEGLDEWPGTVGPLKAEIVPHMGWNTVDAPADSELFAGLDADARFYFVHSYAVHDWSLEVHNPSMRAPRVTWSTHGEPFVAAVENGALWATQFHPEKSGDAGAQLLTNWIGTL
- the hisF gene encoding imidazole glycerol phosphate synthase subunit HisF; protein product: MTLAVRVIPCLDVDAGRVVKGVNFQNLRDAGDPVEMAKVYDAEGADELTFLDITASSGNRETTYDVVRRTAEQVFIPLTVGGGVRTPADVDRLLRAGADKVGVNTAAIARPELIQEIAERFGSQVLVLSVDARRTPSGGFEVTTHGGRKGTGIDAVEWAHRAAELGAGEILLNSMDADGTKDGYDLEMIAAVRKHVTIPVIASGGAGKLADFAPAVGAGADAVLAASVFHFGDLRIGQVKQALGEAGHPVR
- the hisI gene encoding phosphoribosyl-AMP cyclohydrolase, giving the protein MTSTPPPSSLDPAIAARLKRSADGLVPAIAQQYDTGEVLMLGWMDDEALHRTLTTGRCTYWSRSRQEYWVKGDTSGHFQWVRSVALDCDADTVLVKVDQVGAACHTGARTCFDADVLIENADSGVSATDQ
- a CDS encoding RidA family protein: MSDVRRVTTGAPWEEQFGYSRAVELPNGLVLVAGCTSVVAGEIAGGGPYEQTVNAFNVAFSALDQLGLGRDDVVRTRMYVTHARDVDEVGRAHKELFDTVRPAATMIIISGLVDPSLVVEVEVEAYRGGSSS
- a CDS encoding TIGR03085 family metal-binding protein codes for the protein MSTFAKRERLLLADLLETAGPEAPTLCEGWLTRDLAAHVVVRERRPDAAGGILIKQLATRLDRVMEEFAAKPYEELIQLIRTGPPRFSPFALKQVEEMSNTIEFYVHTEDVRRAQRDWSPRELDPVFQDALWSRLERSARLMGRSAPTGLVLRRADGRTVVANRGTPVVTVTGEASELLLFLYGRQSAAQVELDGDKEAVEKLHDGRQLGI
- the priA gene encoding bifunctional 1-(5-phosphoribosyl)-5-((5-phosphoribosylamino)methylideneamino)imidazole-4-carboxamide isomerase/phosphoribosylanthranilate isomerase PriA, which translates into the protein MSKLELLPAVDVRDGQAVRLVHGESGTETSYGSPLEAALAWQRAGAEWLHLVDLDAAFGTGDNRSLVAEVTRAMDIKVELSGGIRDDATLAAALATGCTRVNLGTAALETPEWVAKVIAEHGDKIAVGLDVRGTTLRGRGWTRDGGDLYETLARLDQEGCARYVVTDIAKDGTLQGPNLELLKNVCAATDRPVVASGGVSSLDDLRALAGLVPLGVEGAIVGKALYAKAFTLEEALSAVAL